GCGCGCCCGACCGGCGTCGCGAGCATGCCCGACGGTTTCCGGTCGAACAGCGGCTCGCCGAGCGCCGTTTCGATTTCCTGCACGGCGCGCGTAACGGCCGACTGCGCGCGAAACAGCGTCGCGGCCGCGCGGCTCACGCTGCCGGCGTCGGCGACGCGCTGCACCGCGTACAGGCAGGCGAGATTCGGGAGTTCGGTGATGTCCATGGGTCGGTTGGGCACGGACAGAGGCCGCATTGGGTGCCGGCCGGTGTGCAGCGCGCCGGGCAGGTGTCGACCGACTTTACCGGAACGGCGGCGCCGCAGCTTGCGTCGTGCTTATCAGTCTATCTGCTTTGTTTATCGGTATCGAATCGTCCGGATCGGCGGTGGCGCCGGCGGACCGAAGTACGGTCGGGCGCGAGCGCCATATCCGGCGGGCTTTCCGGCTATCTGTCAGGTGAATGACTTCTCTAGAAAACGCTTGGCGGTCATGTCATTTCGACGGAATCAAAGGGTTTACCCTGGCTATTTGGTCCGGCCACCGAATGAGTAATTTCGATCCCGGCAGCCGCATCAGCGCAGTTGCCGGCGTATCGGGCCGCCATCTGATTCATTGTTTGTCCGATCACCCCGGGCGTCCCGCCGAGCGAGGCGCCCCTCTGACGAGCGAGGCAGCGCAATGGGACGACAGCACACGTTGGGAGCCGGAAAACCGGCGGGCGGCATGCAGGCCGACGCATCGCCGGGCCGAGCCGCTTTTGCGGAAACGGTGCGGGCGGGCATTCGCGGGGGCCTGACGGGGGCTGTGCTGATCTGGGTCTACGAGGCGCTCGTGTGGGTCGGCGCGCAGCACCTGATGCCGCTCGCCGGCATCCCGCGCAACGCGACGGGGCTCGTGTTCGGCAAGGCCGTGCAGGACGCGCTCGGCATCGGGTCGTACTTCATCGGCACCGCGATTCATTTCGCGTTCGCGCTGTCGTGGGGCATCGTGTTCGCGGCGATCTGGCCGTGGTTCCGCCGGCGCGGCTTTGAAGCGACGTTCGTCGCGCTGTTCTTCGCGATCGTCGCGTGGATCGTGATGCACGCGCTGATCATGATCGCGTCGAGCAACCACCCGAACTACTTCGACCCGAACGTGATCATCGGCGGGTTCATGTCGCACTTTGTCTTTGCCGTCCCGCTCGCGCTGGTCGTCAAGCGCAGCCTCGCGCCGCAGCCATACGGCCGCGCATAGATAGCGCATAGGCAGCGGGCGCGGCGCACACGCATTCATTCTGTCACGGACGGCCGGGCGGGCCGGACCGCATTCGAGCATCACGAAGGAGCATTGGCATGGCACGGATTATCGGAGGCATCGCGGCCTCCCACACGCCCACGATCGGGTTCGCGTTCGACAAGAACAAGCGCGACGACCCGGTATGGGCGCCGATCTTCGAGAACTTCGCGCCGCTAGCCGCGTGGCTCGCCGACAAGCGCCCCGACGTGCTGCTGTTCATCTACAACGACCATGTCACGTCGTTCTTCTTCGATCACTACTCGGCGTTCGCGCTTGGCGTCGGGCCGCAGTGGCATCCGGCCGACGAGGGCGGCGGCGCGCGCGACTTGCCGCCGATCGCCGGTCATCCGGCGTTCGCCGCGCATGTCGGCCAGTCGCTGATGGCCGACGAGTTCGACATGTCGTTCTTCCAGAACAAGCCGCTCGATCACGGCTGCTTCTCGCCGTTGTCGGTGCTGTGCCCGCACCGGCCCGACTGGCCGGTCCGGCTCGTGCCGCTGCAGATGGGCGTGCTGCAGTTGCCGGTGCCGTCCGCGCGCCGTTTCTACCGGCTCGGGCAGGCGCTGCGCCGCGCGATCGAAAGCTACCCGGAGGATTTGCGCGTCGCGATCGTCGCGACGGGCGGGTTGTCGCACCAGGTGCACGGCGAGCGCTCGGGCTTCAACCACCCCGAATGGGACGAACGCTTTCTCGACCTGCTCGAACGCGATCCCGAACGCCTTGCCGGCATGCCGCTCGCCGAATATGCGACGCTCGGCGGCTATGAAGGAGCCGAGGTCGTGATGTGGCTCACGATGCGCGGCGCCTTGCCGGCCGGCGTCGTCTGCCGGCATCGCAGCTACTATCTGCCGTCGATGACGGGCATCGCGACGGCCGTGTACGAGCCGGCCGACATCGACATCGACACGGCGGCGGCCGAACGGCACCGGCAGCGGATGGCGGCCGAGCTTGCCGGCGTCGAGCAGTTGCCGGGCACCTATCCGTTCACGATCGCGAAGGCCGTCGACGCGTACCGGATCAACGACTATCTGCACCGGATGATCGAACCCGCGCATCGCGCGCAGTTCCTGAGCGATCCGGAAGCGAGTTTCGACGCGGCCGGCCTCGGCGAGCAGGAGCGCGACCTGATCCGCCGGCGCGACTGGCTGGGCCTGCTGCGCTACGGCGTGATTTTCTTCCTGCTGGAAAAGCTCGGCGCGGTGACAGGCGTATCGAACCTGCACATCTACGCGGCGATGCGCGGCGAATCGCTGGAGGAGTTCCAGCGGACGAGAAACGCGCCCGGCGCGCTGTATTCCGTCGCGGGCAAGAGCGCGGGGCCGCTTGGCTGGGATGGTGCGGAGAAGAAAGAAAACACCTGAAGGATGACGATCGCGCGAACGGCATCGCGCGCGGTCATACCCGCCGGTTCAGCGGGATATCAAACCATATAAATAGGATGACGAATCGATGTGAAGGTTCGTCGCCGTGGAGACTGGAGATAGACGATGGGAAGCGGAAAGACAATCGACATCAAGTCGTTCATCGACGACCGGCCGGTGACGCGCTACCAGTGGCTGCTGGTCGTACTGTGCTGCCTCGTCGTGATCGCCGACGGGATGGACGTCGCGATCATGGGTTTCGTCGCGCCGTCGATCATCCATGACTGGGCGATCTCGCGGCCCGAGTTCGGCCTCGTGATGAGCGCGGCGCCGATCGGCCTCGTGATCGGCGCGCTGGTGGCCGGCCCGAGCGCGGACCGGTTCGGGCGCAAGCGCGTGCTGATCGCGTCGGTATTCCTGTTCGGCGTGTTCACGATCGTGACCGCCCAGGCGCACTCGCCGTTCGAGATGGCGATGCTGCGGCTGCTGACGGGCATCGGCCTCGGCGCGGCGATGCCGAACACGACAACGCTGCTGTCGGAATACGCGCCGAAGCGGAAGCGCGCGCTGATGATCACCGTGATGTTCACGGGCTTCAACCTCGGTTCGGCGCTGATCGGCTTCGTCGCCGGTTGGCTGATTCCGGTGCACGGCTGGCGCGCGGTGCTGCTGTTCGGCGGCGCGTTGCCGCTGCTGCTGATTCCGCTGCAGCTGTGGCTGCTGCCCGAATCGGCACGGCTGCTGGCCGTGCGCGGCGCACCGTCGCAGCGCATCGCCGCGTTGCTGAACCGCGTGTGCGGCGGGCAGTTCAGCGGCAACGAGACGTTCGTGTCGAACGAGCCGCCGCTGCCGACGCGCAAGCCGATCGGCGTGCTGTTCTCGCAAGGCTACGGGTTCGTCACCGCGTCGCTGTGGATCACGTATTTCATGGGCCTGCTCGTGATCTACCTGCTGACGGGCTGGCTGCCGACGCTGATCAAGGACGCGGGCCTGTCGGTCAGCACGGCCGCGAATGTAACCGCGATGTTCCAGATCGGCGGCACGATCGGCGCGATCGGCGTCGGCTGGTTGATGGACAAGGTGCGGCCGGCGCCCGTGATCGGCGTCGCGTATCTGGGCGGCGGGCTGTGCGTGGCCGTGCTCGCGTGGGCCGGTGCGCTGTCGTCGTCGCTCGCGCTGCTGGTGTTCGCGGCCGGCTTCTGCATGAGCGGTGCGCAGACGGGGCTGAACGCGTATGCGCCGGGACGCTACCCGACCGTCGCGCGGGCGACCGGCGTGAGCTGGATGCTCGGAATGGGGCGCTTCGGCAGCATCTTCGGCTCGGCGATCGGCGGCGCGCTGCTCGGGCTCGGCTGGAAGTTCGACGCGATCCTGTCGATGCTCGCGGTGCCGGCCACGCTGGCCGCGATCGCGATCATGACGTCGCAGCGCGCGCCCGCACCCGAACCGCAGGAACTGGAAAGCCCGGCGCACTGACCGGGCCGCGCAGAAGCAGCGCGGCTTTCGGCAGGCGGCCGGACACGTCATCACACGCAGGAGCATGCATGATCATCGATATTCACGGCCACTACACCACCGCGCCGAAGGCGCTGGAAGCGTGGCGCAATCGCCAGGTCGCGGCGATCAACAGCCCGTCGGAGCGGCCGAAGGTCTCCGAGCTGAACATCGGCGACGACGAACTGCGCGAATCGATCGAGCTCAACCAGCTCCGGCTGATGCGCGAGCGCGGCCTCGACCTGACGATCTTCAGCCCGCGCGCGAGCTTCATGGCGCATCACATCGGCGATTTCGCGGTGTCGAGCACGTGGGCGGCCGTGTGCAACGAGCTGTGCTATCGGGTTCACCGGCTGTTTCCCGATCACTTCGTGCCGGCCGCGATGCTGCCGCAAAGCCCGGGCGTCGATATCGAGACCTGCATTCCGGAGCTCGTCCGGTGCGTCGAGGAATACGGCAACGTCGCACTCAACCTGAATCTCGATCCGTCCGGCGGCCACTGGACGAGCCCGCCGCTGTCGGACCGCTATTGGTATCCGGTCTACGAGAAGATGGTCGAGTACGACATTCCCGCGATGATCCACGTGAGCACGAGTTGCAACGCGTGCTTCCATACGACGGGCGCGCACTACCTGAACGCCGATACGACGGCCTTCATGCAGTGCCTGACTTCCGACCTGTTTCGTGACTTCCC
The DNA window shown above is from Burkholderia pyrrocinia and carries:
- a CDS encoding MFS transporter, which translates into the protein MGSGKTIDIKSFIDDRPVTRYQWLLVVLCCLVVIADGMDVAIMGFVAPSIIHDWAISRPEFGLVMSAAPIGLVIGALVAGPSADRFGRKRVLIASVFLFGVFTIVTAQAHSPFEMAMLRLLTGIGLGAAMPNTTTLLSEYAPKRKRALMITVMFTGFNLGSALIGFVAGWLIPVHGWRAVLLFGGALPLLLIPLQLWLLPESARLLAVRGAPSQRIAALLNRVCGGQFSGNETFVSNEPPLPTRKPIGVLFSQGYGFVTASLWITYFMGLLVIYLLTGWLPTLIKDAGLSVSTAANVTAMFQIGGTIGAIGVGWLMDKVRPAPVIGVAYLGGGLCVAVLAWAGALSSSLALLVFAAGFCMSGAQTGLNAYAPGRYPTVARATGVSWMLGMGRFGSIFGSAIGGALLGLGWKFDAILSMLAVPATLAAIAIMTSQRAPAPEPQELESPAH
- a CDS encoding amidohydrolase family protein encodes the protein MIIDIHGHYTTAPKALEAWRNRQVAAINSPSERPKVSELNIGDDELRESIELNQLRLMRERGLDLTIFSPRASFMAHHIGDFAVSSTWAAVCNELCYRVHRLFPDHFVPAAMLPQSPGVDIETCIPELVRCVEEYGNVALNLNLDPSGGHWTSPPLSDRYWYPVYEKMVEYDIPAMIHVSTSCNACFHTTGAHYLNADTTAFMQCLTSDLFRDFPTLRFVIPHGGGAVPYHWGRFRGLAQELKKPLLKDHLLNNVFFDTCVYHQPGIDLLTEVIPVDNILFASEMIGAVRGIDPETGYYYDDTKRYIEASSLDAHARHKIYEGNARRVYPRLDAQLKAKGQ
- a CDS encoding gallate dioxygenase, yielding MARIIGGIAASHTPTIGFAFDKNKRDDPVWAPIFENFAPLAAWLADKRPDVLLFIYNDHVTSFFFDHYSAFALGVGPQWHPADEGGGARDLPPIAGHPAFAAHVGQSLMADEFDMSFFQNKPLDHGCFSPLSVLCPHRPDWPVRLVPLQMGVLQLPVPSARRFYRLGQALRRAIESYPEDLRVAIVATGGLSHQVHGERSGFNHPEWDERFLDLLERDPERLAGMPLAEYATLGGYEGAEVVMWLTMRGALPAGVVCRHRSYYLPSMTGIATAVYEPADIDIDTAAAERHRQRMAAELAGVEQLPGTYPFTIAKAVDAYRINDYLHRMIEPAHRAQFLSDPEASFDAAGLGEQERDLIRRRDWLGLLRYGVIFFLLEKLGAVTGVSNLHIYAAMRGESLEEFQRTRNAPGALYSVAGKSAGPLGWDGAEKKENT